The genomic DNA cttatctttttaataatataatttcctttaaatgatattataatttccctaataaatgaaacataattatgaattataagatCTAAATTGCTCAtcctttattcattataataatttatttttaaaaatagtaaaatttttttttatataaattatttcattaatataaaaaaaatttgtcacattttctatcaaaatatttgttaaatatattaataaaataaatttttattatttttttattattacataaataaataaataagggaataaaattattaaaatctatttgaaattaaaatatatttgaaaagtatttatatttgaaaaatatatttgaaaattattaatagataataacttattctttctttttttcagttaTCAAATTGTGTATCacaaaaagaagataataatatctatgttTTGAGATTAAAGTTtcaagtatattattataaaaatttataaacgtaATATACTTGTTACTTGCTATTCAtattagaataagaattgttCTTGTTCTATTAGAATaagtattgttattatatcttcttttattttcagtaCTTCTTAACCCagcattcaaaatttttctaatttctttaagcttaatcaattgtaatagttatataatataatgtatatttccaatttttcaaaatataaattgtgaaataagTTTAAGAATCAATGTACAAATATcgctaaaaaatattcattaagtgGGAAGTTCTTGTCATCTATGACATCTGTCTACCTATCACAGAAGTATCTCTTCATGCTTATCTTTTAACCGATATTCATGAACGAAGGAGTGATGAATATGTACATAAGAGTCTGTAGTTAAGGATATCACATTTTCgtgatgattaaaattttcatcttatttttGAACCAAAACAAAAAACCAATCACAGAGAATCAACCTAGCCAGTCAGGATATTCGcaataattatacttaatattataatggcAGTATCAGTAACAAATGGAGTAACAATAGTTAAATTGTACAATAGTGAAACGCAATAAACACCATGATTATACGAGTTAACGACATGAATTccttagaataattttattatggcACAGTCCCGCGGATTCAGAGGTATGGACGTAGACACAGGGAAAATGAGGGTCGAACGACTCACTCCTGTTAGAGGGCAGCCAAAGTAGCGTTATCACCTTCCACTGTCTGCAAACATGTGAAACATCTCTTGTTTTGCCGCTCAGGAGAGCATGCGACGCTAATAACACTGACAAATGTACATTTCATGCgtcacatattaaaaataaataataagactTATGATAAATGGATAAtgataaatagtaaaattattttaataatggtattaaattgaaaacttttatgcaaaatgataattatttcaaaagacaaaagaattaaaaaattaatattatcttataaatagttaagaattagtaatttatcattatgattttttatatttttcataatattatgcataaacatttaaatattattataaattctttaataatcttgaataaatagaaataaaatatatttatataaaaactaacGTCCATgcttatactattatatacgaATGTACACAATGGGAAGAGCaacgttttttattaataccaCATTGtaccataataatttttctgttttgaaaataaaccaataaattattcttttttttttaactgcgttctatatttatattatttataatttgatatttttaaacgtgTCCCTCCTTTTGTTCCAGTGccattaatagaatataaaatatttttgttaaaaatttatatgtataagttTCATGAACATATGTACTTACAtacacgcatacacacacatatataagcaaaaagataagaaaaagaaactaaaaaatatacaattttcaatatgttaaaatcatgcattatttgtgaaatgaaacttaaaatcaaaaacaagttttaaataatttatttataaaaaaaaaaatatagatgaataagaaaaaaaagattatataaagcATCCATCTAtgcaaaattcattatttacaaaaatatattacattcaaaatgattgaagatgaaaaaaaaaattaaaaatcaaatacaatAGTTATTGTTAAAGAAACATtactactattttattataactgataaaaataaattattgcttgtaaattagtttaaacatgcaaatataataatatattccaattatatatttataatattatagaaagtaCTTACATTTGTATTTTGAGGTGCTAAAGTATGTTTGCTCATCACAATAGTGGTTGTTTTGAGATCTTTCGTACCACCTGGTGACTTTGGCGGTACGACCATATCAACCGGACTATTTGATTTGCTTACTAATGATTCAGCTGCTCTTACTACATCTAATACctgtttgatttaaaaatatttaaaatattgataaataacaattagatatattgtttgatattctatttctttaatattaatcttactTTTTCAGGAGTAGATTTTTCTCTATGCTCAAGCAAAGCacgttctctttcttcttgttCCCATGCTACAAGTTCAGCTTTCATTTCTTGTTCTTGTCTAAGAGTTGCTGCTTCTTCATCATCGCGATCCAGACTGGATATACTTTGTGATAACGATTTAGTACCTTCTGTTGTAGCATCCTTTAATTCTTTGGATGTTCTAGATTCCTTAGAATCTCTTCCATCGGATATTGGTAATACTGGTTCAATTTCACTCTTATCATATCCTTTACAAACCACCAATGTAATTGTATTTCCTGAACACCGCAATATATTTACTGCTTCTTGGTGAGTTGCGCCTAATAATGACGTACCATTAACTTCTAATAGTCTCATTCCaacctaaaattaaaaagataataaaatgattgaaaagtataattgtttttttatagtaaacattaaaaataattactttcagTCTTCCATCTCTTTTAGCTGCACCACCTGAGTTGATTTTGGATATAAAAACCCCTTCATCTGTATGATCAAGTGGATTACCTTTTTGTCCTCGAAGTCCACCTTTAATGTGCATACCCAGTTTTTCACCTGGTTCTTTTGTAATAACTAAttcctaaaatataaaattattttttaataatataataatataactttttataattattttgttatataaaaaatttttatattttttaattattaatattgaattagtattaaaaaaatatgaattttttttgcaataatttatataaatatatgataaataatataaattatataaataatttatataaatatttaatagttatatCATTAAGATCTTGTAATTTAGCATAAAGCATATAAAGCAAAcaagaatgaattttaaattctatatctaaataatcTCAGCCTAAGCAAAAAAGCAAATGCTCGTGATTCAGTGCTGGGCTTACAGCCTTAACAAAAGAATAAGCAtagtattacaaaataaaaaataacaggtCAAATAAATTGAGTACTTACTGTCACAGGGATGTACTCTATTTCGACCAGCTTGTaggacaaattataaataacagcaTTAAAAAATGGCATAacgaaatgattataattgaagCACTAAATGCCATGTTTTGCAGATGAGAAGCATTTCATTGATAAACAGTGCatttaatactaataaatgaattaattctattctaaAGTTTgtggaattataaataataaatattttatatacatataactaaatatgtttattaatctTGATTATTCAATGCATTAGAATGTTATaaagttttgatttttgatcttaaaatttatattttaaaatattacgagtTCGAGAATTAAGCgtgataataaacatttaatgtaaatttatgaaattagatttttgtaAGCATTTTACTTTGAAAgctattttgtaattaaaaagcaataattttttttgctaaATATTTGTGCAATAACTAGCAAGcgcaaacaataattaaattataagtaatttaccTGATAATTTTCGGGTAGTGGATCGTGTTGGACAGTAAGCACTATTTGATCTCCTGGTCGCAAAAGTTCCATCACAGCCTCTTGATGAGTAGCTTTTGTTACATCAGTACCATTTACCTTTAGTATTCTATCACCCATTCTTAATTTACCAGATTTTGCAGCTATACCTCCAGGTACGacctaatatatacataatataacaagatttatatattgtacaaattttcaatattaaaaaaaaaatattaaaaaacttacatgagatataaatattccagGCTCCTTTGCACCAAATGGAGTGCATGAATGATCCGTACCACCAATAATACTAAATCCTAGAGATCCTTCTTTTATAAGAATCACATCCTAAAAatcaatgttttaattattaaaaatacataaaatcattgtttaaattatttttaaaattattttattataaaattaaaaaaatgacatcacggatgattttgaaaacaaaaaggaatttcgtgaaaaaatgaatttcgaaaaagtgAAGGATATGATTAgcatatgatttaatttttaataaaagcatAATTTTATACTACTTACCTATTTCCATGCCAGAGAATAAGCACCCAAggtataaagtaatataacatttcataCAAACAATTGCTAGCAAGTATTTCTCAAATAGTTTGATAATGcacatacaaaaatatttattgaattattgaataataatcaatgataattaatttcaaatatatagacatgcgataaataagaatataattaatatcattaaaatgaaaaatataaacataaatatttgtaatagtgtttttttttaaatataataaatataatataatataataaatgttaacatttatacaaatattattttcttaattaaacatGCACAAGGAGAAAACTATTCAATCACtatgtttcaaattataattattttaaagataattgattgtattgaataaaaagttataacaCATTAAaacatagatataaaaaattatataaaataacatttaataagaTTGTGATTATCGTTCAAGCATGgaaataagttaatatattacaaataataaatacttaatttttatctaaaatattaaaaaactataaactATTCtcatatcaaagaaaaaataaaaatataattttaatatttaaaaataagaaaataaatattattcaatcttCCTTTTCACTTCTTCTTCATTCTtgttaattaaagataaataatactttttcaagaagaatttaagaatttaagaacTTAATAACTCTTTTTAAACTGTATGTGCAAAATAATCAATCATTTCATCTAGCTACCAAGCACATACCTCAATAATTACTGGTGGTACCAATTGATTTTCAGTCACCCTAGTTACGACGGTCTCGGTGAGAGTACTCTTTGTGATGGTCTCAGTAACTTTACCAAGTGTTGTAGGAGCCGGAGGAAAATTAACATCTCCAGGTAGATTATCAGGCTGTTTTATTGTCACTGTCACGATAGGGCCTTGATGGGAATCTGGCGATGGTGAGGAAGTAGGAGGACGAAGGAAATGAGCAGGAATCATAGCCTGAAATTCTTCGTTGGTGATAGGCTTGGGTACCTGTATATCTTCCTGGGGTGAGGTTGACCTAGGTTCTGTAGAAGATGTGGGCGTTGAACTCGTAGTAGTTGTAGGTGTAATTGTTGGTTGCGAAATGCTGTGCCTAGGAGCAGGTTGTGGATGTAGTTGGCTATTTGTTGGACTTGGTGATATCGAAGAaacgtttttaatatttcctgATTCTGTAACACCGTTCATTTTCGGTAACTCAGtagtttcaattttcatagGTGGAGGCGTTTTCGAAGTAGGGCTTGGAGATAATGTTCTATCAGCATCTATAGAACGTCTGTATCCGGTATATCCCGGTTTATTTGCTATATAACTATTGGCATTATATAGTCCTGTATATGGTTTAGGTGCACCGATCACTCGTGGTGATTTTTCTGAAGGTGTTACGACCGTGGCTGCATTTGCTTGCGAAAATGGTATTTCGCGTTCGACAACTAATCGAACAAATCTTTCTAAACCTGTTAATAAAGCAACTGCTTGCTCATGCTTAGCTCCTCTCATCTCAACTCCATTAAtctataaagtaattttaaaatatatcaaacaaaaatcataattatataagtcaaactctaatattaaaattacacttACAGATATTACTTTGTCTCCAACTAATAATTTACCATCTTTTTGTGCTACACCGCCATCTGttattcttgaaatatatatcgcctaaacatttagaaaaaagcacaattaatgaataaaataatgataaaataattatcattataaaaaataattttataaatcttacatCACTATTGTCTTTGAATGGTGGAGAACCTTCTCCACCAGCAATACTAAATCCAAGCCCATTTTGGTCCCGTATTAATGTTGTGTGAACAAGAACTGATACCATTGGTTCATTGCCTATCTTTGTTGAAGATATAGGTTCAGGAATTTTCTTacacttataaaaataaaaatatttatttttaaattttatattttaattttatatattatattagtattatttaatataaaaaatatatatataccttaaTAGCATCATGAGATAAAGCATCaccattttctaaattatgtgAAAAACCTATAGATGAAACATGAGACGTTGCACTTGGAGCTCTGCTAGTACTTAAACTAGAGCACACTGAGTTTTTTCTTGATGATACCTgctaaatatagtaatattaaaaatataaaaaattatttaaattttacaaaataatacctGTTCAAATGGAGGCACTATCCTTGTAACTTCTCTTTGAACTACTAATACAAGAACTCGTCCACAAGCTTTCAAAACTTCTACAGCATCATAATGACCTACATTTACTACTGATACACCATTAACAGATAATACTTTATCTTCCACTTTTAAACCTGCTAAATCTGCAGGTccacctaaaaaaaaaatcaaaattataatataaatgaatataaaaataaatataatataaatgaatataaaaataaatataatataaatgaaataaaatataaataaatattataacaattataaaatttttataatttatatatttttttaatttaaagtttctttgtaattataaaattataatatttgtacctTCAGTGACtctggaaataaaaatgcCTTCATCATCGCCTTTAAAAGGGGTTGAACCAATACCACCAGCTATTGATAAGCCGAGACCACCTGTCGTTCTTTCGATATGAATTTCGTATTGTTCTTCTCGTACTTCTATTGTCGGCTCAGCATCTGAAATCGcatctatataattaaagattggTATGTTATACATGAttagatatttgaattttaccgACTTttattcccctttttttttttcttacaaaacatttatatcttttggacatatttaatattttttatatttttaattaattttaattgatttacaattttattatttacaattttttctacgCATGTACATGTCTCGTTATATCAAGATAGATAACtgaataaatgataagatagttaatggaaaaaaaaatatcttatcatGGATTGTTTGCTGTTAGTGATTACGATGATGCCAAAGAGTTTAAAACGATTCATCATACAATTTACAacggaaaaataattattaaaatattttattttatatgcaatgtataaatgttaaaaaaaaatgtataaatgttataaaaaatattacatattttaaagaaaagatttaaaagtgATATAAAAGAAGGTGAtgtgatattgaaatataaatgtctTACCTTGACTTTGAGCATCAAAATTTTCTGTAGTTTCTGCAGGTGCTGACGTGGATGTggaaatttcatcattttttttcatgagtGCCTAACACATAATGAAAACTGTATAAAATttgtctttaattaattataattggtaATACAcacatcatttatatatatgaatatatatgaatatattttatgtatgaatatcaattatataaatattaatatatttcttaaatatttttagataataattacttGTGCAATAATGGATgctactttttctttatccaCTGCTGGATGAATTCGCTTGTTTTTCAAATGATGTGGAGTATCTCTACGATGAAGTCTATTTGGTCTATTTGAATCACCACTACCATCATAATCTGTACCTTCAGCTATAGAAAATTCTACATGTCTTTgtgtttcttcattttcagATTCATCCTCCTCCTTATCATTTCTATCCTTTGATTCAGATATTGAACCTTCAGTTCTTACgtcctaaaaaataatttttatgataaaaaacaaagataaatataaataaataaagtaatttgtaattaaatataataatctattataaatacatacagtgttagattctattatatattgattagaaACTATTTCTGGTTCATTACTAGGTTGGACATCTGTATTATCAGTTACTACTCCAggtacaatttctttttgttcattttctaCAGATTCATGTTTTAATGATTCTTGTTCTACCAAATCAGCTGTCAAATCGTTAGGTTTTGTTGAATCAGTTTCAGTTTTGTCCAAACCAAATGTTTGAGAAACatccttaaaaatattattaatttctccttaaattaaaagaaatctatagtatataatatttttgaaaaattaaattaattacttgcTCATCTGTAGATGCTGAACGACtgtcattttttcctttactaaataatttatgagctTTTGCTTTCAATTCTTTGGGATGAGGTGTATTTTGTCGTACAAAAGGTGTCTGAAATAAGTACAATtatcttgtattatatataattacaagaaaaaaatggttaggaaaaaaaaatacactcttaattcactttttattataattttaatataatgagtCATAAGAATAATAACGTTTCCAACACATTAAATATCCTGATAATAATCTGAATTTAGATATAGTAAATCTAAGAAATTTAAGAGGttctgttatatataatttgctcACCTCCTTATCAGTTTCTGGAGGTTCATCTGTAAACTTGACAGAATGCGTTCTTGATGCTTCTTTTTCTTGCCATCCTTCATCATCACTACTACCAAGTTCACGTATTTCACCATCTTGAACAGCATTTCTCATTCCAGCAAGCATACCAAGTCTTCctgaatctaaatatattacaattttattatatatatatatatatatatacacatcatcaatttgataaaattaatttactaacCATCTGGATGAATTTCTAATTGTGGTAGAAGGAAACAGGTTAATACTTCCTGTCCAGTTTCTTCATCAACATCTGTCTGAAAAGTAAGCATTGGTTGTGCTTGATTTTTACTTAACCATACTGCCTTCaagtttaaattgattaaggAATATGGCAAGTATTgtaatctgaaaaattaatttctttattaaatgtttttaaatattgaaacaaagatatttaagatttaaaatagaaaaattatatacctaTTGCCAGACACATCCAATACATGGAGAGCAGTACATTGTCCAACTTCGATTGgaagatattgtaatttattatctcttaAGGACAGTACAcccaattgttttaaatttcctgtaaaaaaaaagtaaatgtttttaactcaaaaaaatatttttgatatttaaaataaaatatttcttacccGTTTCCGTAGGAAGTGATTGCAAACTATTCCTATCtacattcaaattatttagattaagaAGTTTTCCTATAGATACAGGCAGTTctaagagaaaattttccgtaagaattaattcttgtaaattttCACACCTATAATGAGtgaatacattaattttatttctttctaaaatatttaaatttttatagagaaaaaaattaatctcacCTGCCTATATTTGGATTTAGAGTAGAAAGCCTATTTTGATCGACCTTAAGAATAGTAAGTTTCTTTAATTCTCCAAGCCCATCaggtaatttttcaataacattttGCGATAAATGAAGATCCGTCAAAGACTCTAAACCTCCTATTTCTTCTGGAAGATCTTCCAAGCGATTTTCAGATACATCCAGACATACTAACGTTTTCAATTCTCCTATTTCTGGTGGTAAATGTTGTAACTGATTATGATCCAGCCATAATTCTTGTAATGCTGGTAATTCCCCTATATGTGCtggctaaaaaataaaaatatcaagttGGTATactcataatttttcaaaatgatttaatttaatatctatcttACTAAGACTTCAATATCATTGTCACCAAGATCCAGCCGCTCCAATTTATAAAGTTGGGATAGCGATTCTGGCAAGGACTTGAGCAAATTTTCCCTTAACTCCAATGATTGTAACGCCTCTAAACTAAGAACAATCGATGCACAAACTTCAGTACTaggcataatataatttacgatTCTAAGTTCGAAAGCAATTAAAGTGAGTTGTTGTTTTACCATTACCTTCCGAAATCAGGCGGTAGATTCGTAAGAGACATATCATTAAGTCCCAAAAcagttaaatttcttaattgcaCAAACCCTGCTGGAAGCCTGTTAAGAATAActtgtcttttttttaaatcttcaattaatatttttaataagaataatattttaaaagaaaatttaaacatttttcgtaaagaaaataaaataaagaataatttattgaccTTGGAATAGGATTACTACTGAAATCCGCCACCTGAAGTGCCCGTAAATTCTTGATGTTCTCAGGAATGTCTGGTATATCTAGAATGAGAAAGAGCAACAAATAATACTTATActgtattttgaaattaaatagttgAAAATCTGTAGACATacatttaaagtatattttcataaaattttcctttattagaaaaaaaataaaagagaatatcAAGATTTAACCggtaataaacataaaaggtaataaataaaaaagaaataaataaaaaattaatgaaattaattcttaatagatTTAATCGTTTTTCGTTTGCTCTaactttgaataattcatCCCAATCAGTCATCCCATTCATCAATCACTTATAATTGTAAGTATACTTAATTTTTCAGCTATTGTTTTCAATCACacgaataaaattgcaaaaaattgaaaggtaAATTAATCGTtagaaattcttaataaaaaaaattcttattatcttGAGAACACatggttaaaatttaattttcttaaattatttttaatttaatatatttaaatttcataagatataaaattctaaattatttaatattctaatttttataaaatgcatgTAGACAGTATTTAATAGTATTGAAAAGTTATACTTCTTCAATACTTGAAcctttaaaaattcgtaaaaaactttgaatcgttgagattatttaataaataaaaagttaatcaaCATtgcaattgtataattatatcatttaatgatATCATCTAATTAATTCACAGAAAACCgattaatagtataataataaattcttttatgaaaaataagcaCGATTCACTGATGAACTAGCTATTGCATAAGAATGCAGGATGCTGCGTTGTagctgaaataatatattgcacATGCATTCCTCCTGTTATTCTCTATAATACTTTAGAATTTCATGAATTAAAGtgaatgtaaaaattcttcgttatttataatatcataaataaaataattcttaatttcaatacatattatttttttttaaataacatacaaCTATAcgcataaatat from Apis mellifera strain DH4 linkage group LG4, Amel_HAv3.1, whole genome shotgun sequence includes the following:
- the LOC413669 gene encoding protein lap4 isoform X2, with translation MFRCIPIFKGCNRQVEYIDKRHCSLPCVPDDILRYSRSLEELLLDANHIRDLPKNFFRLQKLRKLGLSDNEIHRLPPDIQNFENLVELDVSRNDIPDIPENIKNLRALQVADFSSNPIPRLPAGFVQLRNLTVLGLNDMSLTNLPPDFGSLEALQSLELRENLLKSLPESLSQLYKLERLDLGDNDIEVLPAHIGELPALQELWLDHNQLQHLPPEIGELKTLVCLDVSENRLEDLPEEIGGLESLTDLHLSQNVIEKLPDGLGELKKLTILKVDQNRLSTLNPNIGRCENLQELILTENFLLELPVSIGKLLNLNNLNVDRNSLQSLPTETGNLKQLGVLSLRDNKLQYLPIEVGQCTALHVLDVSGNRLQYLPYSLINLNLKAVWLSKNQAQPMLTFQTDVDEETGQEVLTCFLLPQLEIHPDDSGRLGMLAGMRNAVQDGEIRELGSSDDEGWQEKEASRTHSVKFTDEPPETDKETPFVRQNTPHPKELKAKAHKLFSKGKNDSRSASTDEQDVSQTFGLDKTETDSTKPNDLTADLVEQESLKHESVENEQKEIVPGVVTDNTDVQPSNEPEIVSNQYIIESNTDVRTEGSISESKDRNDKEEDESENEETQRHVEFSIAEGTDYDGSGDSNRPNRLHRRDTPHHLKNKRIHPAVDKEKVASIIAQALMKKNDEISTSTSAPAETTENFDAQSQDAEPTIEVREEQYEIHIERTTGGLGLSIAGGIGSTPFKGDDEGIFISRVTEGGPADLAGLKVEDKVLSVNGVSVVNVGHYDAVEVLKACGRVLVLVVQREVTRIVPPFEQQVSSRKNSVCSSLSTSRAPSATSHVSSIGFSHNLENGDALSHDAIKCKKIPEPISSTKIGNEPMVSVLVHTTLIRDQNGLGFSIAGGEGSPPFKDNSDAIYISRITDGGVAQKDGKLLVGDKVISINGVEMRGAKHEQAVALLTGLERFVRLVVEREIPFSQANAATVVTPSEKSPRVIGAPKPYTGLYNANSYIANKPGYTGYRRSIDADRTLSPSPTSKTPPPMKIETTELPKMNGVTESGNIKNVSSISPSPTNSQLHPQPAPRHSISQPTITPTTTTSSTPTSSTEPRSTSPQEDIQVPKPITNEEFQAMIPAHFLRPPTSSPSPDSHQGPIVTVTIKQPDNLPGDVNFPPAPTTLGKVTETITKSTLTETVVTRVTENQLVPPVIIEDVILIKEGSLGFSIIGGTDHSCTPFGAKEPGIFISHVVPGGIAAKSGKLRMGDRILKVNGTDVTKATHQEAVMELLRPGDQIVLTVQHDPLPENYQLVEIEYIPVTELVITKEPGEKLGMHIKGGLRGQKGNPLDHTDEGVFISKINSGGAAKRDGRLKVGMRLLEVNGTSLLGATHQEAVNILRCSGNTITLVVCKGYDKSEIEPVLPISDGRDSKESRTSKELKDATTEGTKSLSQSISSLDRDDEEAATLRQEQEMKAELVAWEQEERERALLEHREKSTPEKVLDVVRAAESLVSKSNSPVDMVVPPKSPGGTKDLKTTTIVMSKHTLAPQNTNSLRKEKTGTSVDNPSPKSPVSTLTPSMNFDHTTAVQSLPSPKKKSSIPKRSITFADLPPISKEQPINYSISAKEDPSPLHDSKFTFDPQTISYKKVYKNPTQATHSRFKLPPTPLTAPKSIEDYGTSVSFGKRQNARSVDGNSQVELSPTTSPTPPLVKMSVSDKKKLFESAMEEHLKPSPKPEKVFSFLSQDEVEKMKQEEEKKIATLTRDELKSWAQLDENEGLEDLEETLEDQDNRRPNSRLSSRTSIPLLQNLPSSVRTAKAERRLKERLIQEGIISDEDEESHLSPAEQRALRAEKRAAWRQARLKSLEQDALQAQIVIKKMSEMMDTNKTSSMQDSTDIPIIPVSESEKSTDFTTLRPSSADFPKLAVRSKVGPPKEIRESEKVVDEKVTRRTEEYVDEVTGERRVRTVEYVEKLIERQVETLREKIISLELSNAEDEIESITGTGASDAESESEEITVQPPTMITLQERNETIISTSATEGAAPKISANTVLVSKKKKRKRSKKGRH
- the LOC413669 gene encoding protein lap4 isoform X7, whose translation is MFRCIPIFKGCNRQVEYIDKRHCSLPCVPDDILRYSRSLEELLLDANHIRDLPKNFFRLQKLRKLGLSDNEIHRLPPDIQNFENLVELDVSRNDIPDIPENIKNLRALQVADFSSNPIPRLPAGFVQLRNLTVLGLNDMSLTNLPPDFGSLEALQSLELRENLLKSLPESLSQLYKLERLDLGDNDIEVLPAHIGELPALQELWLDHNQLQHLPPEIGELKTLVCLDVSENRLEDLPEEIGGLESLTDLHLSQNVIEKLPDGLGELKKLTILKVDQNRLSTLNPNIGRCENLQELILTENFLLELPVSIGKLLNLNNLNVDRNSLQSLPTETGNLKQLGVLSLRDNKLQYLPIEVGQCTALHVLDVSGNRLQYLPYSLINLNLKAVWLSKNQAQPMLTFQTDVDEETGQEVLTCFLLPQLEIHPDDSGRLGMLAGMRNAVQDGEIRELGSSDDEGWQEKEASRTHSVKFTDEPPETDKETPFVRQNTPHPKELKAKAHKLFSKGKNDSRSASTDEQDVSQTFGLDKTETDSTKPNDLTADLVEQESLKHESVENEQKEIVPGVVTDNTDVQPSNEPEIVSNQYIIESNTDVRTEGSISESKDRNDKEEDESENEETQRHVEFSIAEGTDYDGSGDSNRPNRLHRRDTPHHLKNKRIHPAVDKEKVASIIAQALMKKNDEISTSTSAPAETTENFDAQSQDAISDAEPTIEVREEQYEIHIERTTGGLGLSIAGGIGSTPFKGDDEGIFISRVTEGGPADLAGLKVEDKVLSVNGVSVVNVGHYDAVEVLKACGRVLVLVVQREVTRIVPPFEQQVSSRKNSVCSSLSTSRAPSATSHVSSIGFSHNLENGDALSHDAIKCKKIPEPISSTKIGNEPMVSVLVHTTLIRDQNGLGFSIAGGEGSPPFKDNSDAIYISRITDGGVAQKDGKLLVGDKVISINGVEMRGAKHEQAVALLTGLERFVRLVVEREIPFSQANAATVVTPSEKSPRVIGAPKPYTGLYNANSYIANKPGYTGYRRSIDADRTLSPSPTSKTPPPMKIETTELPKMNGVTESGNIKNVSSISPSPTNSQLHPQPAPRHSISQPTITPTTTTSSTPTSSTEPRSTSPQEDIQDVILIKEGSLGFSIIGGTDHSCTPFGAKEPGIFISHVVPGGIAAKSGKLRMGDRILKVNGTDVTKATHQEAVMELLRPGDQIVLTVQHDPLPENYQLVEIEYIPVTELVITKEPGEKLGMHIKGGLRGQKGNPLDHTDEGVFISKINSGGAAKRDGRLKVGMRLLEVNGTSLLGATHQEAVNILRCSGNTITLVVCKGYDKSEIEPVLPISDGRDSKESRTSKELKDATTEGTKSLSQSISSLDRDDEEAATLRQEQEMKAELVAWEQEERERALLEHREKSTPEKVLDVVRAAESLVSKSNSPVDMVVPPKSPGGTKDLKTTTIVMSKHTLAPQNTNSLRKEKTGTSVDNPSPKSPVSTLTPSMNFDHTTAVQSLPSPKKKSSIPKRSITFADLPPISKEQPINYSISAKEDPSPLHDSKFTFDPQTISYKKVYKNPTQATHSRFKLPPTPLTAPKSIEDYGTSVSFGKRQNARSVDGNSQVELSPTTSPTPPLVKMSVSDKKKLFESAMEEHLKPSPKPEKVFSFLSQDEVEKMKQEEEKKIATLTRDELKSWAQLDENEGLEDLEETLEDQDNRRPNSRLSSRTSIPLLQNLPSSVRTAKAERRLKERLIQEGIISDEDEESHLSPAEQRALRAEKRAAWRQARLKSLEQDALQAQIVIKKMSEMMDTNKTSSMQDSTDIPIIPVSESEKSTDFTTLRPSSADFPKLAVRSKVGPPKEIRESEKVVDEKVTRRTEEYVDEVTGERRVRTVEYVEKLIERQVETLREKIISLELSNAEDEIESITGTGASDAESESEEITVQPPTMITLQERNETIISTSATEGAAPKISANTVLVSKKKKRKRSKKGRH